A single window of Leeuwenhoekiella sp. MAR_2009_132 DNA harbors:
- a CDS encoding NAD(P)H-quinone oxidoreductase: MKAIVITEAGGPEVLKLQELPDIKIKSGQIRIAIKAAGVNRSDILTRENPDAYGSDAAAASIPGLEVAGEILAIGKDVTTFKKGDRVCALVAGGGYATEICVDAGLCLPIPEGLNFVEAASLPEVLFTVWFNIFQQAELQKGEGLLIHGGTSGIGIMGLQMAKALGMNTFTTVGSQTKLDYIKKHDLAKVINYKETDFETAFADDRIDVILDMVGGNYTQKNLNILAKKGRLQYINGMKSLTPQINLWTLMSKQLRLSGSLLKPQSIAVKSQIATELKEVIWPLFLQNKIKAVVYKTFKLEEAGKAHELMESSEHIGKIVLEVA, encoded by the coding sequence ATGAAAGCAATAGTTATAACAGAAGCAGGCGGCCCCGAAGTTCTTAAGCTTCAGGAATTACCAGATATAAAAATCAAAAGCGGTCAAATACGTATTGCAATAAAGGCTGCAGGTGTTAATCGCAGCGATATACTCACACGTGAAAACCCAGATGCGTATGGTTCTGACGCAGCAGCGGCAAGCATACCCGGTCTTGAAGTTGCTGGCGAAATCCTTGCGATAGGAAAAGACGTTACAACATTTAAAAAAGGTGATCGTGTATGTGCCCTTGTTGCCGGTGGTGGCTATGCTACAGAAATTTGCGTAGATGCGGGACTGTGTTTACCTATTCCTGAAGGATTGAATTTTGTAGAAGCAGCCTCGTTACCAGAAGTACTTTTTACAGTATGGTTTAATATTTTTCAGCAAGCTGAATTACAAAAAGGAGAAGGTTTACTTATTCACGGCGGTACCAGCGGTATAGGAATAATGGGCTTGCAAATGGCAAAAGCATTAGGAATGAACACCTTTACTACTGTAGGTTCTCAAACCAAGCTAGATTATATAAAAAAACACGATTTAGCTAAAGTTATTAATTATAAGGAAACCGATTTTGAAACTGCTTTTGCAGATGATAGAATTGATGTGATATTAGATATGGTAGGTGGTAATTACACCCAGAAAAATTTAAACATCTTAGCAAAAAAAGGAAGACTTCAATACATTAATGGGATGAAAAGTTTAACTCCTCAAATTAATCTATGGACACTGATGTCTAAACAGTTGAGACTTTCGGGTAGCTTACTCAAGCCACAAAGTATTGCAGTTAAATCTCAAATAGCTACTGAGCTCAAGGAGGTCATTTGGCCTTTATTTTTACAAAATAAAATAAAAGCTGTTGTTTATAAAACCTTTAAACTTGAGGAGGCCGGCAAAGCACACGAGTTAATGGAAAGTAGCGAGCACATTGGTAAAATAGTTTTAGAAGTTGCTTAA